The following proteins are encoded in a genomic region of Fusarium keratoplasticum isolate Fu6.1 chromosome 9, whole genome shotgun sequence:
- a CDS encoding DAO domain-containing protein, with amino-acid sequence MASKSDVGVLAARVNTPESRKRGPPIRDPGLSFWQQTTRAYRHLQSNRYQPVPSTSPYVVIGTGIAGGLLAYELIQAGIPGKDIVLLEAREAASGASSRNAGHVRPDAFRGFETYARHHGKEQAVKILANERIVLEKVNQFVRKHDVPCDFNYTTTFECCMSPEFAEHDRRNYEAFKAAGGDVSHVRRYTGEEATSKTRIAGVLAAYEWPAGSSHPAKLAQWLLDAVVDKGAQLYTFCPAAAVTKSSGSQRDGQPQLWDIQTPRGVITTPKVVYCTNAFTGHLLPQLASYIIPYRGQAHAIIPVPSLTGDKVLTSTYSLRYSLNHYYSIIQRQSDGTVILGCSLPNPALPKSVIEGIRTIDDTYFNDAIKQDAFTQLKALLPDAGLEKATYGEGLVHAWNGIVGLTSDEVPFLGPVPGKPGQFVCAGFNGHGMARIFTCAPGVAQMMLGKPWADTGLPECFAFDQERIDKLSTLIKPTSKI; translated from the exons ATGGCCTCCAAATCCGATGTGGGCGTTCTCGCCGCTCGTGTCAACACCCCTGAATCTCGCAAGCGTGGGCCACCCATAAGGGACCCTGGTCTGAGTTTCTGGCAGCAGACTACTCGAGCCTACCGCCACCTCCAGTCGAATCGATACCAGCCCGTCCCGTCGACCTCGCCCTACGTCGTCATTGGCACTGGCATTGCTGGGGGGTTGCTAGCCTATGAGTTGATACAGGCCGGCATCCCCGGCAAGGACATTGTCCTTCTCGAGGCTCGTGAGGCTGCCAGTGGTGCCAGTTCTCGCAATGCTGGTCACGTCAGGCCTG ACGCATTCCGGGGCTTCGAGACGTATGCACGACACCATGGCAAGGAGCAGGCCGTTAAGATTCTTGCCAACGAGCGAATCGTCCTTGAAAAGGTGAACCAGTTTGTTCGCAAGCACGACGTCCCCTGCGACTTTAACTACACCACGACCTTTGAGTGCTGCATGTCACCCGAGTTTGCCGAACATGACAGGAGGAACTACGAGGCGTTTAAGGccgctggtggtgatgtctCGCACGTTCGACGCTACACCGGCGAAGAGGCGACAAGCAAAACTCGCATCGCCGGCGTTCTGGCAGCGTATGAGTGGCCGGCGGGCTCAAGTCACCCGGCGAAGCTGGCTCAATGGCTGCTGGATGCTGTCGTTGACAAGGGCGCACAACTGTACACCTTTTGtccagccgccgccgtcaCCAAGTCCTCAGGGAGCCAAAGAGATGGGCAGCCTCAGCTGTGGGATATCCAAACTCCTCGAGGAGTCATCACGACCCCCAAAGTCGTCTACTGCACCAATGCTTTCACGGGCCATCTTCTGCCACAGCTTGCCTCCTATATCATCCCGTATCGCGGGCAGGCCCACGCCATCATCCCAGTCCCATCTCTCACCGGCGACAAGGTGCTAACCAGCACTTACTCTCTCCGATACTCCCTGAACCATTACTACTCGATTATCCAACGCCAAAGCGACGGTACCGTTATCTTGGGATGTTCGCTTCCCAATCCCGCGCTTCCCAAGAGCGTCATCGAGGGCATCCGAACGATTGATGACACGTACTTCAACGACGCCATCAAGCAAGACGCCTTTACCCAGTTGAAGGCTCTCTTGCCAGATGCCGGTCTTGAAAAGGCCACGTACGGTGAGGGACTTGTTCATGCATGGAATGGCATTGTCGGTCTTACTAGTGATGAAGTCCCATTCTTGGGACCCGTCCCAGGCAAGCCGGGTCAGTTTGTCTGCGCTGGATTCAACGGCCATG GCATGGCAAGAATCTTTACTTGTGCACCCGGTGTAGCCCAGATGATGTTGGGCAAACCTTGGGCCGACACTGGTCTACCTGAATGCTTCGCGTTCGACCAGGAGAGGATCGACAAGCTGTCAACCTTGATCAAGCCGACCTCGAAGATCTAG
- a CDS encoding MFS domain-containing protein produces the protein MLGFSRFKVPSALAPAGSKQERSLVRRLDMFLLTFGCFAQSEWNSMYPVNLVQITDVCSHQVCILCGFRWKLANEFRSLDQSNIQNAYVSGMKEDLHLWGNELNYFTTYFNIAYCVMLIPSQIIITYVRPSLWLPSLEVVWGVITGLFAITKNAKQVYILRVFLGLCESTAYPGMITLFMSWYTPLEMAKRIGFYHSCQAIGQIISGAMQAAIVKSLEGRHGLSGWRWLFVVNAIITVLQGAAGYFMIPDYPNNPNPRAVWFKRVHAELAMHRLDREGRVDIKPITWTAAKRTFTNWLVYVITVMYIAMVVGTLGYNYFNLFLKALTNSDGTRRWSTEEVNLIPIGGSVITVVFVWIWAFLSDILKTRWALIVTQAGIAIIVGIILTIWTTNPTRTPVSSAYAGYFLSTLSLGTAPLIWTWLSDLAPQEPEERSLTVGVAIAGYYAVSAWSQVLVWPAKQAPYYKHGWQSSIGLCSFVIMVAVTLRVIELKVIRVSPVPLKRCLEHLADVSLQPKRNNAIEGTEEVGNRATKDEELLKEPSKADVECV, from the exons ATGCTCGGCTTCAGTCGTTTCAAAGTCCCATCGGCATTGGCACCTGCCGGGTCGAAGCAGGAGAGGAGCCTTGTGAGGAGACTGGATATGTTCCTCTTGACTTTTGGATGCTTTGCCCAGAGTGAGTGGAATTCGATGTACCCTGTTAATTTGGTTCAAATCACTGACGTTTGCAGTCATCAAGTATGCATACTCTGCGGATTCAGATGGAAACTGGCTAATGAGTTCAGGTCTTTGGATCAGTCGAATATCCAGAACGCCTATGTCTCGGGCATGAAAGAGGACCTGCATCTCTGGGGCAATGAGCTGAACTA CTTCACAACCTACTTTAACATTGCTTACTGCGTCATGCTCATCCCCTCTcagatcatcatcacctACGTCCGACCTAGCCTTTGGCTGCCCTCCCTCGAAGTTGTCTGGGGCGTCATTACGGGATTGTTCGCTATCACCAAGAATGCGAAGCAGGTCTATATTCTCCGTGTCTTCTTGGGACTGTGTGAGAGCACGGCGTATCCAGGAATGATCACGCTATTCA TGTCGTGGTATACCCCTCTTGAAATGGCAAAAAGAATTGGCTTCTACCACTCATGTCAAGCAATTGGACAAATTATCTCTGGCGCGATGCAGGCAGCTATCGTCAAGTCGTTGGAAGGACGACACGGCCTGTCCGGCTGGAG GTGGCTGTTTGTTGTTAACGCAATCATCACGGTGCTTCAAGGCGCCGCCGGTTACTTCATGATCCCCGACTACCCCAACAACCCGAACCCCCGCGCAGTCTGGTTCAAGCGAGTTCATGCAGAACTTGCTATGCATCGACTTGATAGGGAGGGCCGCGTCGACATAAAGCCAATCACTTGGACCGCTGCCAA ACGCACGTTTACCAACTGGCTGGTCTATGTCATCACCGTCATGTACATTGCCATGGTTGTTGGAACATTGGGATACAACTACTTCAACTTGTTCTTGAAAGCTCTGACGAACAGTGACGGAACGCGTAGATGGTCGACTGAGGaggtcaacctcatcccaATCGGTGGCAGTGTCATCACGGTTGTTTTCG TATGgatctgggccttcttgtcTGATATCCTGAAAACGAGATGGGCTCTGATTGTCACTCAAG CCGGTATTGCCATCATTGTGGGAATCATTCTTACCATTTGGACAACAAACCCTACCAGAACACCGGTTTCGTCCGCGTACGCCGGCTACTTTCTGTCCACCCTTTCTCTTGGCACTGCGCCGCTCATCTGGACATGGCTTTCCGACCT TGCTCCTCAAGAACCCGAAGAGCGATCCCTTACGGTTGGTGTTGCCATCGCAGGCTACTACGCAGTTTCAGCATGGAGTCAAGTTCTCGTCTGGCCTGCTAAGCAAGCCCCTTACT ACAAGCATGGCTGGCAGTCATCTATTGGCCTTTGCAGCTTTGTTATCATGGTGGCCGTCACCTTGCGAGTCATTGAGCTGAAAGTCATCCGAGTAAGTCCGGTACCCCTGAAGCGTTGTTTGGAGCACCTGGCTGATGTTTCCCTCCAGCCCAAGAGGAACAACGCCATTGAAGGCACTGAGGAAGTAGGAAATCGTGCCACTAAGGACGAGGAACTCCTAAAGGAGCCTTCCAAGGCGGATGTCGAGTGTGTCTGA
- a CDS encoding Fe2OG dioxygenase domain-containing protein → MENLPIKPSGILMQKDFITPEHEAKLVNLFQHELDWPARSGRLSLHWGYTFSYKTFGIDEDIPFKPFPDWLVPLLPITEGRPPDQVCLQHYAPGTGIPPHVDTHGAFDQLYALSLGSPLFMQFLDKETGEKTEVDLLPRSMIQMSGDSRLHWTHGIKSRKTDTLPDGTVRPRKDRWSLTYRWLREGGECECGNEKLCDTAQRRQGMEREYRWKQYEEDAKKNEKTTGHIGLAS, encoded by the coding sequence ATGGAGAATCTTCCTATTAAGCCCTCTGGCATCTTGATGCAAAAAGATTTCATCACGCCAGAACACGAAGCCAAACTTGTCAACCTCTTTCAGCACGAGCTGGACTGGCCTGCACGCTCAGGGCGTCTATCACTACACTGGGGGTATACCTTTAGCTACAAGACGTTTGGAATCGATGAGGATATCCCTTTCAAGCCGTTCCCAGACTGGCTCGTCCCTCTGCTGCCCATCACGGAAGGTCGCCCGCCGGACCAGGTCTGCCTTCAACATTACGCACCTGGTACTGGGATACCGCCTCATGTCGACACCCACGGTGCTTTTGACCAACTATATGCGCTTTCCCTAGGCTCACCACTTTTCATGCAGTTTCTTGACAAGGAAACAGGCGAAAAGACAGAGGTGGATTTGCTACCCCGGAGCATGATCCAGATGAGCGGGGACTCGAGACTTCACTGGACACACGGCATCAAGTCTCGCAAGACTGATACCCTACCGGATGGGACAGTGAGACCAAGGAAGGATCGTTGGAGTCTTACGTATCGCTGGCTACGCGAGGGTGGAGAATGCGAGTGTGGGAATGAGAAGCTATGCGATACGGCGCAAAGACGACAGGGCATGGAGAGAGAATATCGGTGGAAGCAATATGAGGAGGATGCAAAGAAGAATGAAAAGACTACAGGACATATAGGGTTGGCGAGTTGA